One window of Halorussus sp. MSC15.2 genomic DNA carries:
- a CDS encoding alpha/beta fold hydrolase, translating into MQRVTHHGRATAYRVADRGGEGSPLLAVHGSGGTHEVWKGQLGRLAGRRPVVALDLSGHGESEDFEADHGWETLSAYADDVLAVAEETDAGVLVGNSLGGAVALQLVIERDHDFDGLVLAGTGAKLPVLDDLLRWLDSDFDRAVEFLHGEDRLFHDADSRYIQLSTEAMKEVGRRVTRRDFESCHAFDVRDRLGDVDVPALAVVGEHDHLTPPAYHEELADGIPDCEYAEVRGAAHLAMLEEPEGFNAAIMDFLDAADV; encoded by the coding sequence ATGCAACGGGTTACGCACCACGGGAGGGCCACGGCCTACAGAGTCGCCGACCGGGGCGGCGAGGGGTCACCGCTACTCGCCGTTCACGGGTCCGGCGGTACCCACGAGGTCTGGAAGGGGCAACTCGGCCGACTGGCCGGTCGGCGTCCGGTCGTCGCCCTCGACCTGAGTGGGCACGGTGAATCGGAGGACTTCGAGGCCGACCACGGGTGGGAGACGCTCTCGGCCTACGCCGACGACGTGCTGGCGGTCGCCGAGGAGACCGACGCGGGTGTGTTAGTCGGCAACTCTCTCGGCGGGGCGGTGGCTCTCCAACTGGTAATCGAGCGCGACCACGACTTCGACGGACTCGTCCTCGCCGGGACGGGGGCGAAACTCCCGGTGCTGGACGACCTGCTCCGGTGGCTCGACTCGGATTTCGACCGGGCAGTCGAGTTCCTCCACGGCGAAGACCGCCTCTTCCACGACGCAGACTCCCGGTACATCCAACTCTCTACGGAGGCGATGAAAGAGGTCGGCCGGCGCGTTACGCGCCGCGACTTCGAGTCCTGCCACGCGTTCGACGTGCGCGACCGACTCGGCGACGTCGACGTTCCGGCGCTCGCGGTCGTCGGCGAACACGACCACCTCACTCCGCCGGCGTACCACGAGGAACTGGCCGACGGGATTCCCGACTGCGAGTACGCGGAAGTCCGCGGCGCGGCCCACCTCGCCATGCTCGAAGAACCCGAGGGGTTCAACGCCGCGATTATGGACTTCTTGGACGCGGCCGACGTCTGA
- a CDS encoding DUF1028 domain-containing protein produces MEPRPSTFSIVARDPDTEAVGVAVQSKFVSVGSVVPFASADAGAIATQSFANVAYGPDGLDLLRGGASAEEVVATLTDDDPESAQRQVGVVGRDGSVAAFTGEECFEVAGDRQGETYTVQGNILQNEETLRAMETAYEETEGGLPEKLLAALHAGNEAGGDKRGEQSAALYVAKPEGGYDGKNDRWIDVRVDDHEEPIDELERAFKIYDVTLLEREEPEDVRELSGETAAEVAETLADLGFYDGGEPANDSVGSFGDGDRDALEAFRGMNNFENHDLAVIEDALARGWTDADGEGEDRMVDAIWHGLSRLDRK; encoded by the coding sequence ATGGAACCGCGACCATCCACGTTCTCCATCGTCGCGCGCGACCCCGACACCGAGGCGGTCGGCGTGGCGGTTCAATCGAAGTTCGTCAGCGTCGGCTCCGTCGTGCCGTTCGCCAGCGCCGACGCCGGAGCGATAGCGACGCAGAGCTTCGCCAACGTCGCCTACGGTCCCGACGGTCTCGACCTCCTCCGCGGAGGCGCGTCGGCCGAGGAAGTCGTCGCGACGCTGACCGACGATGACCCGGAGTCGGCCCAGCGCCAGGTCGGCGTCGTCGGACGGGACGGCTCCGTCGCGGCGTTCACCGGCGAGGAGTGCTTCGAGGTCGCGGGCGACCGACAGGGCGAGACCTACACCGTGCAGGGCAACATCCTCCAAAACGAGGAGACGCTGCGCGCGATGGAGACCGCCTACGAGGAGACCGAGGGCGGCCTGCCCGAGAAGCTCCTCGCGGCCCTCCACGCCGGTAACGAAGCGGGCGGCGACAAGCGTGGCGAACAGAGCGCGGCCCTCTACGTCGCCAAGCCCGAGGGCGGGTACGACGGCAAAAACGACCGCTGGATAGACGTGCGCGTGGACGACCACGAGGAACCTATCGACGAACTCGAACGCGCGTTCAAAATCTACGACGTGACCCTGCTCGAACGCGAGGAACCCGAGGACGTACGTGAACTCTCGGGCGAGACGGCAGCGGAAGTCGCGGAGACGCTGGCCGACCTCGGATTCTACGACGGCGGTGAACCCGCGAACGACTCCGTCGGGAGTTTCGGCGACGGGGACCGCGACGCGCTCGAAGCGTTCCGCGGGATGAACAACTTCGAGAACCACGACCTCGCGGTCATCGAGGACGCGCTGGCCCGCGGGTGGACCGACGCCGACGGCGAGGGCGAGGACCGGATGGTCGATGCCATCTGGCACGGTCTCTCGCGCCTCGACCGGAAGTAG
- a CDS encoding amphi-Trp domain-containing protein yields MPEEVLFETERRMNRTDVASYLRTVAEKLESGGDITLSAGDQSVTLDPPTQPTFEVKAERETPSGGGSGELSIEFELEWDEDDSGGETDAGLEIE; encoded by the coding sequence ATGCCAGAAGAAGTTCTCTTCGAGACCGAGCGCCGGATGAACCGAACCGACGTGGCCTCTTACCTCCGGACCGTCGCCGAGAAGTTGGAGTCCGGCGGCGACATCACGCTGTCTGCGGGCGACCAATCGGTGACCCTCGACCCACCGACGCAACCGACGTTCGAGGTCAAGGCCGAACGCGAGACGCCCAGCGGCGGCGGGTCGGGCGAACTCAGCATCGAGTTCGAACTGGAGTGGGACGAAGACGACAGCGGGGGCGAGACCGACGCCGGACTGGAGATAGAGTAA
- a CDS encoding PadR family transcriptional regulator, with the protein MHDLTGFQRDLLYTIAGLDEPHGLAIKDELENYYEKEIHHGRLYPNLDTLVDKGLVEKGQRDRRTNFYTLTRRGDREIEARREWESQYIDLSVEA; encoded by the coding sequence ATGCACGACTTGACAGGATTCCAACGTGATTTGCTGTACACCATCGCGGGACTCGACGAACCGCACGGTCTCGCTATCAAGGACGAATTGGAGAACTACTACGAGAAGGAGATTCACCACGGCCGCCTCTATCCGAACCTCGACACCTTGGTCGACAAGGGGCTTGTCGAGAAGGGCCAGCGAGACCGTCGGACCAACTTCTACACGCTGACCCGGCGCGGGGACCGCGAAATCGAGGCCCGCCGCGAGTGGGAGTCCCAGTACATCGACCTGAGCGTCGAGGCCTGA
- a CDS encoding AI-2E family transporter, with translation MVGGVNIDRARTAWWLVGLSLGVAVLFVVYSFIGTFVFGIFLYYATRPVYKRLRRRIRPASLAAATALFALALPVLLLMAYTGAIALQEFNNIANRTDVTVLQTAIQPYIDVSSLARSPEELLANPDPALVSEFGKAALQYVGLIGNAILHLFVMIAIAFYLLRDDHRLSRFFRRQFGDEGGVVEAYLRAVDRDFNSIFFGNILNALLTGTIGAASYNLINMFAPTQVVVPYPTLLGLLTGAASLIPIVGMKLVYFPVSAFLGAETAMADPAFLWFPALFFGVSLVVVDTIPDLVLRPYVSGRNLHVGLVMLAYIFGPLLFGWYGIFLGPMILVLVVHFVRVVLPELVAGEDIRPWAVDPTYLFDPETPETGATETAGVETTETEAADESVGVSHQ, from the coding sequence ATGGTCGGCGGTGTAAACATCGACCGCGCGCGAACCGCTTGGTGGCTCGTCGGGCTATCGCTCGGCGTAGCCGTGCTGTTCGTCGTCTACTCGTTCATCGGGACGTTCGTCTTCGGTATCTTCCTCTACTACGCGACGCGACCGGTGTACAAGCGACTTCGGCGACGCATCCGTCCGGCGAGTCTCGCGGCCGCCACCGCCCTGTTCGCGCTGGCGCTTCCGGTGTTGCTGTTGATGGCCTACACCGGCGCTATCGCACTACAGGAGTTCAACAACATCGCCAACCGGACCGACGTCACCGTCCTCCAGACGGCGATTCAACCGTACATCGACGTCTCGTCGCTCGCCCGGAGTCCCGAGGAGTTGCTGGCGAACCCCGACCCCGCGCTGGTCAGCGAGTTCGGGAAGGCGGCGCTCCAGTACGTGGGTCTCATCGGCAACGCGATACTCCACCTGTTCGTGATGATAGCCATCGCGTTCTACCTGCTGCGGGACGACCACCGACTCTCGCGGTTCTTCCGGCGGCAGTTCGGCGACGAGGGCGGGGTGGTCGAGGCCTACCTCCGAGCGGTGGACAGGGACTTCAACAGCATCTTCTTCGGGAACATCCTGAACGCGCTGCTCACGGGAACCATCGGCGCGGCCTCGTACAACCTCATCAACATGTTCGCACCCACCCAAGTGGTCGTTCCGTACCCGACCCTGCTGGGTCTGCTGACCGGGGCGGCCAGCCTCATCCCCATCGTCGGAATGAAACTGGTCTACTTCCCGGTCTCGGCGTTTCTCGGGGCCGAGACCGCGATGGCCGACCCCGCGTTCCTCTGGTTCCCGGCGCTGTTCTTCGGCGTCTCGCTCGTGGTCGTGGACACGATTCCGGACCTCGTCCTCCGACCGTACGTCTCGGGCCGGAACCTCCACGTCGGACTCGTCATGCTGGCGTACATCTTCGGCCCGCTCCTGTTCGGGTGGTACGGCATCTTCCTCGGTCCGATGATACTCGTGCTGGTCGTCCACTTCGTTCGCGTCGTGCTGCCGGAACTGGTCGCTGGCGAGGACATCCGGCCGTGGGCCGTGGACCCGACCTATCTCTTCGACCCCGAGACGCCCGAAACGGGGGCGACGGAGACCGCCGGGGTCGAGACGACCGAGACCGAGGCCGCGGACGAGAGCGTGGGCGTCTCCCACCAGTAG
- a CDS encoding MgtC/SapB family protein: MPSIVEFLTQVPLDSEVVRVALAAALGLFLGLEREWSHKPAGIRTFTLISLLGAVFTLLDRQALLLLGGLLVIVQGIMLGVQGLMADEEEDEGLSLTTSVSMLVAFGVGALVMDGYILVGVTVAVLSSLLLVLKRELHSLAWGMSREELRSAVEFAILAFVIYPLLPNEQFAYGIQPRTVWLMVVTVAAIGIVNYAVVTTYGGRGIAVTGFFGGLASSTAVVGTMLDHVRQRPEAASYGVAAILLADAAMAVRNLAIALAFTFGSSKPVLYGAVLPLGAVILGSVAIAAYAADWSEHVDIDLESPFSLRNALGFGAIFLLVIVGGAVAQQQFGSAGFYVTALLSGLVSSAGATSSAVLLYMGGTIDYQTSVFGILLATASSIAVKAALTLSAPNRAFSFRVAAWSGVLLAGSALAAVLAAV, from the coding sequence GTGCCGAGTATCGTCGAGTTCCTCACGCAGGTACCGTTGGACAGTGAGGTCGTCCGCGTCGCGCTCGCCGCCGCGCTCGGACTCTTCCTCGGACTGGAGCGCGAGTGGTCACACAAGCCCGCCGGGATTCGGACGTTCACTCTCATCAGTCTCCTCGGGGCGGTGTTCACCCTGCTCGACCGACAGGCGCTCCTCCTGCTCGGTGGTCTGCTCGTCATCGTGCAGGGCATCATGCTCGGCGTTCAGGGGCTGATGGCCGACGAGGAGGAAGACGAAGGCCTGTCGCTGACGACGTCCGTGTCGATGCTGGTGGCGTTCGGCGTCGGCGCGCTCGTGATGGACGGGTACATCCTCGTGGGCGTCACGGTGGCGGTACTGTCGTCGCTGCTGCTCGTCCTCAAGCGCGAACTCCACAGTCTCGCGTGGGGGATGTCCCGCGAGGAACTCCGGTCGGCCGTCGAGTTCGCCATCCTCGCGTTCGTCATCTACCCGTTGCTCCCGAACGAGCAGTTCGCCTACGGAATCCAACCGCGGACGGTCTGGCTGATGGTCGTCACGGTGGCGGCCATCGGTATCGTCAACTACGCGGTCGTAACGACCTACGGTGGCCGGGGTATCGCGGTCACGGGGTTCTTCGGCGGACTCGCCTCCTCGACTGCGGTGGTCGGGACGATGCTCGACCACGTCCGTCAGCGTCCCGAGGCGGCCTCCTACGGCGTGGCGGCCATCCTGCTCGCCGACGCCGCGATGGCGGTCCGGAACCTCGCCATCGCGCTGGCGTTCACGTTCGGTAGCTCCAAGCCAGTCCTCTACGGCGCGGTGCTTCCGCTCGGGGCGGTCATCCTCGGGAGCGTCGCCATCGCGGCGTACGCGGCCGACTGGTCCGAACACGTCGATATCGACCTCGAAAGCCCGTTCTCGCTCCGGAACGCGCTCGGGTTCGGAGCCATCTTCCTGCTGGTCATCGTGGGCGGTGCCGTCGCCCAACAGCAGTTCGGGTCGGCCGGATTCTACGTGACCGCGCTCCTCTCTGGACTCGTCTCCAGCGCGGGCGCGACCTCCTCGGCGGTCTTACTTTACATGGGCGGGACCATCGATTACCAGACCTCGGTGTTCGGCATCCTGCTAGCGACCGCGTCCTCGATTGCGGTGAAGGCCGCGCTGACCCTCTCCGCGCCGAACCGGGCGTTCAGCTTTCGGGTCGCGGCGTGGAGCGGCGTGTTGCTCGCCGGGTCGGCGCTCGCGGCGGTACTGGCAGCAGTCTAA
- a CDS encoding aspartate aminotransferase family protein: MDRDSAEPTVDVMPGERAQEWADYHHQFSAPSTYVYDFVWDFTEEAIGPFCTDVDGNVLMDFTSHVAAAPLGYNNPKIMEKFEEFDLVDPTNIAGQDFYAAGGWSPEDPELPSPTQLMDRLTDLTSHYDMDTVFLSNSGAEAVENAIKICYAQGGHRAFTFDGAFHGRTLGALSLNRSKVNHRKGYPEIGGVVSVPYPSTQEAYEKQWLTDGPGGNVLADKLDPEQGVIAPEEVAYLVIEPVQGEGGYRVPHDGFVSDLAEIRERFDVNVIADEIQSGLGRTGEMWGVDHLDLDPDVITSAKGLRVGATVANSDMFPKEKARLSSTWGAGKIVDSMQGVFTIDAIQEYDLLDNVAERGRQMRELLEDADLPNAIDVRGRGLMLAVEFDTKERREAVVKAALKRGLLVLGCGYKTLRLLPPLDVTEREIELALDVFQSAVEDVA, from the coding sequence ATGGACCGAGACTCCGCAGAACCGACGGTCGATGTGATGCCCGGCGAACGGGCACAGGAGTGGGCCGACTACCACCACCAGTTCTCCGCACCGAGCACCTACGTCTACGACTTCGTGTGGGACTTCACCGAGGAGGCCATCGGGCCGTTCTGTACCGACGTCGACGGGAACGTCCTGATGGACTTCACCAGCCACGTCGCGGCCGCGCCGCTGGGCTACAACAACCCCAAAATCATGGAGAAGTTCGAGGAGTTCGACCTCGTGGACCCGACCAACATCGCGGGGCAGGACTTCTACGCCGCGGGCGGGTGGTCTCCGGAGGACCCCGAACTCCCCAGTCCGACCCAACTGATGGACCGGTTGACCGACCTGACGAGCCACTACGACATGGACACCGTCTTCCTCTCGAACTCGGGGGCGGAGGCGGTCGAGAACGCCATCAAAATCTGCTACGCGCAGGGCGGCCACCGAGCATTCACGTTCGACGGGGCCTTCCACGGCCGGACGCTCGGCGCGCTCTCGCTGAACCGCTCGAAGGTGAACCACCGGAAGGGCTATCCCGAAATCGGCGGCGTCGTCTCTGTTCCCTACCCGTCCACGCAGGAGGCCTACGAGAAGCAGTGGCTCACCGACGGGCCGGGCGGCAACGTCCTCGCCGACAAACTCGACCCCGAGCAGGGCGTCATCGCCCCCGAGGAAGTCGCCTACCTCGTCATCGAACCCGTGCAGGGCGAGGGCGGCTACCGGGTGCCCCACGACGGCTTCGTCAGCGACCTCGCCGAGATTCGGGAGCGCTTCGACGTGAACGTCATCGCCGACGAGATTCAGTCCGGACTGGGCCGGACCGGCGAGATGTGGGGCGTAGACCACCTCGACCTCGACCCCGACGTGATTACGTCGGCGAAGGGTCTCCGCGTCGGTGCGACCGTCGCCAACTCCGACATGTTCCCCAAGGAGAAGGCCCGCCTCTCCTCGACGTGGGGCGCGGGCAAAATCGTGGACTCGATGCAGGGCGTGTTCACCATCGACGCCATCCAGGAGTACGACCTGCTCGACAACGTCGCCGAGCGCGGTCGCCAGATGCGCGAACTCCTCGAAGACGCCGACCTGCCGAACGCCATCGACGTCCGGGGCCGAGGGCTGATGCTCGCGGTCGAGTTCGACACCAAGGAGCGCCGTGAAGCCGTCGTCAAGGCGGCGCTGAAGCGCGGTCTGCTCGTGCTCGGATGCGGGTACAAGACGCTCCGCCTCCTGCCGCCGCTCGACGTGACCGAGCGCGAAATCGAACTCGCGCTCGACGTGTTCCAGTCGGCGGTCGAAGACGTGGCTTAA
- a CDS encoding alanine--tRNA ligase-related protein — translation MSQLAAREPDVRRFEATVADVDGRTVTLDETHFYAESGGQPADRGTLAGTVVEDVQKREDGETVHRLADDPDFEVGETVRAEIDEEFRTYCMRAHTASHALYGAGRRILDDLGYGGFDIGEEKVRVDFTTSTDITDETLAELERLTNRAVWDSLPVSWEEIPQAEAREREEVAFNTKTEEGVMSESDAVRVVTIDGWDWAACGGTHVSNTSEIGPVTVLDRSNPGEGLTRVEFAVGPTAIRRRAADVRAAREAARTLDVGVGELPDAAERVGQQVEELESELDDAREELLDARLADLREDSVERDGGEWLVGTVSDFGPNEVADSARALAGDGANPEEGESPSEAEAPQAYDAVVLAGEDGATFVVAATDGTPDAGDLVDDVTAEFGGGGGGSPTFAQGGGLDASPADVAAFLRER, via the coding sequence ATGAGTCAACTCGCGGCACGCGAACCCGACGTACGGCGCTTCGAGGCGACCGTCGCGGACGTGGACGGTCGGACGGTCACGCTGGACGAGACGCACTTCTACGCCGAGAGCGGCGGGCAACCCGCCGACCGCGGCACGCTGGCCGGGACCGTGGTCGAGGACGTCCAGAAGCGCGAGGACGGCGAAACCGTCCACCGCCTCGCCGACGACCCCGACTTCGAGGTCGGCGAGACCGTCCGGGCGGAGATAGACGAGGAGTTCCGGACCTACTGCATGCGGGCGCACACCGCCAGCCACGCGCTCTACGGCGCGGGCCGCAGGATTCTGGACGACCTCGGCTACGGCGGGTTCGACATCGGCGAGGAGAAGGTCCGGGTGGACTTCACCACCTCGACCGACATCACCGACGAGACGCTGGCGGAACTGGAGCGACTCACGAACCGCGCGGTGTGGGACTCGCTCCCGGTCTCGTGGGAGGAGATTCCTCAGGCGGAAGCCAGAGAGCGTGAGGAAGTAGCGTTCAACACCAAGACCGAGGAGGGCGTGATGAGCGAGTCCGACGCGGTGCGCGTGGTCACGATAGACGGGTGGGACTGGGCGGCCTGCGGCGGCACCCACGTCTCGAACACGAGCGAAATCGGTCCCGTCACCGTCCTCGACCGGTCGAACCCCGGGGAAGGGCTGACTCGCGTGGAGTTCGCGGTCGGACCGACAGCCATCCGGCGCCGGGCCGCGGACGTGCGCGCCGCCCGCGAGGCCGCACGGACGCTCGACGTGGGCGTGGGCGAACTCCCGGACGCCGCCGAGCGAGTCGGCCAGCAGGTCGAGGAACTCGAATCCGAACTGGACGACGCCAGAGAGGAACTGCTCGACGCGCGCCTCGCCGACCTGCGAGAGGACTCGGTCGAGCGCGACGGCGGCGAGTGGCTGGTCGGCACCGTCTCGGACTTCGGTCCGAACGAGGTCGCCGACTCCGCCAGAGCACTCGCGGGCGACGGTGCAAACCCCGAGGAGGGTGAGTCGCCGAGCGAAGCGGAAGCGCCGCAGGCGTACGACGCTGTGGTCCTCGCGGGCGAGGACGGCGCGACGTTCGTCGTCGCCGCGACCGACGGAACGCCGGACGCGGGCGACCTCGTGGACGACGTGACCGCGGAGTTCGGCGGCGGAGGCGGCGGCAGTCCGACGTTCGCGCAGGGCGGCGGACTGGACGCGAGTCCGGCGGACGTCGCGGCGTTCCTCCGCGAGCGATGA
- a CDS encoding PAS domain S-box protein encodes MSERVEASGTTFWEDADDAEALQRYRTLVNTIDDGICQLDAEGRFVAVNDVIVETTGYTREELVGTHVSSLLDAADAATLEREIRERLDGSADRNRTFEIAVQTADGDRIPCELRLNLLVEDDAFRGTIGVVRNVTERERTRRELDERERQLDRERDLTDEMVEASPIGVGVFDATGRSRR; translated from the coding sequence ATGAGTGAACGGGTGGAGGCCTCAGGGACGACCTTCTGGGAGGACGCCGACGACGCCGAGGCCCTCCAGCGCTATCGGACGCTCGTGAACACCATCGACGACGGTATCTGCCAACTCGACGCCGAGGGCCGGTTCGTCGCGGTGAACGACGTTATCGTCGAGACGACTGGCTATACGCGGGAAGAACTCGTCGGCACGCACGTCTCGTCGCTGCTGGACGCCGCCGACGCCGCGACTCTGGAACGCGAAATCCGCGAGCGTCTCGACGGGTCTGCCGACCGCAACCGGACGTTCGAAATCGCGGTGCAGACCGCCGACGGCGACCGGATACCCTGCGAACTGCGGTTGAATCTGCTCGTCGAGGACGACGCGTTCCGCGGGACTATCGGCGTCGTTCGCAACGTCACCGAACGCGAACGAACGCGGCGAGAACTCGACGAGCGCGAGCGCCAACTCGACCGCGAACGCGACCTGACCGACGAGATGGTCGAGGCCAGTCCTATCGGCGTCGGGGTCTTCGACGCGACGGGTCGGTCACGCAGATAA